CTTCGACAGCTGGACAGACCGCCTGGACATCTCCATCTGGCGGCAGGTCTTTGCGCAGTGCGGCATTGAGGCCGACACGTACCTCGACGCCCGCGATCCTGCCGCACCCCTGCCCTGGGACCATCTGCATCCCGGCGTGCGCAAGGAATTTCTCCTGGCCGAGCGTCGCCGCGCCCTGGCCGGCAGCCTGACGGAAGACTGCCGCTACGGCCGCTGCACCCGGTGCGGCGCCTGCGAACACGAACCGGCCCACCACCTCAACCAAGCCACACGGGATCAGGCCGCGCCGGCAACGATCCTGCAGGACGAGACGGAGCAGGCCGCGCCGGCCAAGGCCAGCCTGGGCGACAAGGCCGTGCAACTGCGGCTGTGGTACGAGACACTGGGCCCGGCGGCGTATCTGTCCCAACGCGAGCTGGCGCAGGTGTTTGAGCGGGCTTTCCGCCGCGCCCGGCTGCCCCTGTCCTTTTCGCAAGGGTTCCATCCCCTGCCCCGCGTCTCCTTTGGCCGCGCCCTGCCCGTGGGGGTGGAGAGCCTGCAGGAATGCCTGGACCTCTGGCTGCGCGAGGCCATCGAGCCCGCGGAAGCGCTGCGCCGGCTGGGCGGCCGCTTCCCTGCCGGCATCGCCCTGACCGCCGTGGAAGACATCGGCCCCCAGAAGCAGGTCCTGGATTCCATGACGGATCTGTACCGCCTGGAGCTTCCCGAGGAGCACCCCCTGCGGGACCGCCTGCCCGCGCTGCTGGCCGAGTTCCTGGCCCTGCCCTCCAGTCTCCTTACCGTGAGCGGCAAGAAGGGCGACCGCACCCTGGAGGTGCGGCCCATGCTGGCCACAGCGGAGATGATTGCCCCGGGCCAGGCCGAATTGCGGCTGGACTGGACGGCCGGGTACGTGAATCCCCTGGCCCTGGTGCGGCATATTCTCAGGGATGCGGCGCCGGGCAGCTTCCGGCTGCTCAAGGTGCGCCACGGCGCGGGATGATTTCGGCTTCCCGCGCAGCGGTGATTGCCTTTTGCCACGCCCTCGCCTATTTTCACGCAACGCCATCCATCCTTCTGGACGCAGGAGCGTGCCGCCATGGATTCGTCACTTGCCGCATCCCTGTATTTCGAGCGCATGGAAGCCTTGCTCAAGGCCAGCCAGTCCCTGGCGGCCATCGAGTCCATGGATCGGCTCATGCCCCGGCTCATGGAACTGGCCGAGGAAGTGACCGTGGCGCAGGCCTCGTCCATTCTCCTGCACGATCCCGCCACCCAGGAACTCAGCTTCTGGTACGCCCGCACCGGCGAAGGCTCGCCCGCCACCACGGAAGATATCCTCAAGTCCTCCATTCGCCTGAAGCCGGGCGAGGGCATCGCCGGCTGGGTGGCCCAGCACCGCAAGGCCCTGCTCATTGAGGACGTGCGGGAAGACCCCCGCTTCTGCAACCGGGCGGACATGGCCACCGGGTTCATCACCCGCGACGTCATCTGCGCGCCGATCATCTATCAGGATGAGCTGCTGGGCGTCATCCAGGTGCTCAACGCCCTGCACAAGCCCCACTTTGACGGGGAAGACGCCAAGGTGCTGGAATGTTTTGCCTGTCTGGCGGCGGTCTCCATCATCCGCGCCCGGCTGCTGGAGGAGCGTCTGGCCCAGCGGGTACTGGAGACCCAACTGCAGACCGCGGCCAAGCTGCAATCCCTGTTCTGGCCGGCCCTGCCGGCCCTGAGCCATGGCGCGCGGTTGTGGGCGTTCTCGCGTCCAGCGCGCTTCGTGGGCGGGGATTTGTACGACTGCATCGAGCTGCCAGATGACAGCATCATTCTCTATGTCGCTGATGTTTCAGGAAAAGGTCTCCCGGCCTCCCTCATCATGGCCGCGGTGTGGACCCAGCTGCGCACCCAGGCGTATCTGACCCCCCACCCCGGCGAGTTGCTGGAGCGGGTGAACGAGCCGCTGCACACCCTGCTTGCCCGCGAGGGATACTTCGTCACCTGTCTGGTCTGCCGGTTCTGGCCGGCCACGGGCCAGGTGCAGGCGGCCATGGCCGGGCATCCGGCCCCCCTGTGGCGCTGTGGCGAAGCCTGGAAGCCCTTTCCCCGTGCGGCGGACATGCCCCTGGGCGTGAGCACGGGCGTGCGCTATCCTTCCGTCTCCATGGAGCTGGCCCCCGGCGACGGCCTGCTGCTGTACACGGATGGCCTCACCGAGGCCTTCAATGAACAGGGAGAGCGGTTCGAAGAGACCATCATGGCGGCGGCCCTGGCCGAGGCCGTGAACGCCGAATCGCAGGACGGACAACGTCCCCCCGTGGGCGACACCCTGGTGGCCCGGCTGGACGCCTGGCGCGGCACGGCCAGCCAGTCCGACGACCTGACGCTGCTGGAACTCTGGCGGGAGGCTACGCCCGCGTCCTGAGGGGATTTTGAAAAAGGGCGTTGCGAGAGGGGAAACCTTTTTGCAAAAGGTTNAAAGGGGGTTCGGGGGAAGAACCTTTCTTCAGAAAGGTTTTCCCCCGAGAACTCCTTTCAAAAATACCTTGCCTTACCGTCCTGTCGGCTGCTCCCGCCCGGCCTGCACCACGTGCGGCACGTCCAGGATGAGGGCCAGGTCGCCATCGCCCTGCACGGCCGCGCCGGCAAACTCCGCCCGGTGCCGAAACAGCGCACCCAGGGGCTTGACCACGGCCTGCTGCTGCCCGAGCACTTCATCCACCACCAGCCCTGTGCGCTGCCCGGCGGCCTGGGTGACGACCACATGCTCAATGGCTGGCGTCTCTCCTGCCACGGAAAACAGCTCCCGCAGAAAGACGCAGGGAACGAGGGCCTCGCGCAGGGCCAGGAGCCGATCGCGTCCCCGCCCCTGCCGGTGCAGCTCCACACACTCCTCCACCATGGCCAATGGAATGATGAACCGTTCCTGCCCCACCCGGACCTGCAGGCCCTCGATGATGGCCATGGTCAGGGGCAGGCGGATTTGCACCGTGACGCCGCTCCCCGGCGTGCTGGTCAGCGTCGCCTGACCGCGCAGGGCGGCGAGGGTGCGGCGCATCAGCTCCAGGCCCCGGCTTGTGTCTGCATCCTCGGCATGGGGAGGAGCAGGAGAGAAGCCGGGCTGACACAGCAGGTCGAACAGCTCGTCGTCGGAGAGCGCCTGCCCGTCCCGCACCAGCCCCAGCGCCTGCGCCCTGGCGGCAATGGCATCGTGGTCCAGGCCGCGGCCGTCATCGGCAAGGGTGACGATCACGGTGCCGGCAGCCTGGGTGGCGTCGAGGGTGATGGCGCCCCGGGGCGGCTTGCCCGCGGCGCGCCGCTCGGCCGGCGTCTCCAGACCATGCTCCAGGGCGTTGCGCAGCAGATGCAGCAGGGGGGTAGCCAGTTGCTCCAGCACGGTCTTGTCCAGCTCGGTCTCGCCACCTCGGGCAATAAAGGCGGCATCCTTGCCCAGCTCATGGCACAGGTCGCGCACCGTGCGGCGGAGGCGGCCAAAGACCGTGCCCAGGGACGCCATGCGCATGCCCATGGCCTGATCGCGCAGGGAGGCGGAGAGGTATTCCAGCTCCTCCACCACCCGCTGCAGGGGGGCATCGCCCAGCCGGGTGCTGATGGCCAGCAAGCGTGACTGGGCAATGACCAGCTCGCCCACCAGCCCTACCATATGTTCCAGCTTCCGGGCATCCACGCGGGTGTCGGTCTGGTTCGCCGTGCGAGGCTCCGCGGCAGAAGTCTGGGCGGCACGACGCAAGGAATGCGTTGAGGACGTCGCCTCCCGTTCCTCGTTTTCCTTCTTTTCTGTCGCCACCGGCGGCGAAACCGGCGAAACCGGCAAAACCGGCGCAACGGGAGACGCGGGTGGTTCGGCGGATGCCGCCAGGGGACGCACGGTCACGGTGGCGGCGTCTTCCACAAAAATGAACAGGTCGCGCACGCCGTTTTCGTCCAGCGGGCCGTCAAACTCGCACTCCCAGGCCAGCAGGGGCGTGGCCGGTTCCACCAGTTCCAGGCAATCCATGCCGCGCGGCTGCGGCGTGAGGCCCCGGGCTCCGGCCTCCTCCAGGCTCTGCAACAGTTCCAGCACGTCCACCCGGCCGAAGAGGTCCGGCGCGTTGGGCGCGAAGCGCACGTGCCAACGGTATCGGGGCGATTCGGCGGCCTCGGGCAATGGGGGTGCCGGCGCAGGTGCTGCAGACCGGGCCACAGGAAGCAGTCGTTGCTCCAGGATCCGGGTCATCCCCTGCAGCTCGTCAGCAAGGACATGGCAGGACTCTGCCTGGACAGCCGCGGCAAGGAGATCCCGCGCGGCAAGCACCAGCTCCAGGAGATCCGGAAGCATGCGCGCGGTGTCTCGGCGCACGGGTTCCAGAATGGACTCCAGCACATGCGTCAGGGCAGCCACGTCCGTGCAGCCCACCATGCCGGCGAGGCCCTTGATGGTGTGGAAGGCCCGGAACAGCCCCTGCACGTGTTCCACGCAGCGCGGCCCCGCGTGCAGGCCGCACTGTTCCAGGGCCAGCAGCGCGCTTTCCGCGACCTCCAGCTGCTCGGCCATCTCTTCCCGAAAGGCCTCATCCGGGGGCGGGTGCTGCATGGCATGGCTCCTTTTTCGCAAGAGGGCTCAACGGCCCGACCGCCACCCTTACATCGCGCCAGGGAAGCCGCGCAAGCCGTAGCTGTCAAAAGCCACTCGGTGAAATCCGGCCATGCGCAGCGCTCCCGACAATACCGGCGACATGGCCGTGCAGGAAACCGCCACCTGGCGAGCCTTGGCAGACAGCCATGTGGCCCACAGAAGCTGCAGGAAGGTGATGTCCACTTCCTCCACGGCGGCGCAATCCAGCTCCAGGGCGGGACGCTGCTCCAGGGCGGCGAGCAGTGCCCGCTTAAGGTCCGCCGCCCGCTCCGCCGTGGCCCGACCGGCAATGCGCAGCCGACAGACGGCGGGGGCGAGGTCCAGCGCCACGCCGTCGGGCATGTCGGCCGTGGATGGGGGGGGCGACACTGCCCGGCCAATCCCCTGGCCAATCCCCTGGCCAATCCCCTGGCCAATCTCCTGGCCAATCTCCTGGCCAATTTCCTGGCTGCTTTCCCGGCCAGCCTGCTGGGCCGCCTGCTGTTGCACGGCGCGGTCAAAGGCCGCCGTCATGGCGTCCACCTCCTCGGGCACCACAGGCGAAGGGCCGGCCAGGCGCACGGCCGATGCGGCCGGCGGCATCGCGGTGCTGCACGGCTGGTTGGTGTCCTTGTCCACAAGATAAATGAGTTCCTGGGGCAGCTGGAAGATGACCTTCACCAGATCCTGCTCCAGGATGGAGGCGTACAGCAGATAGAACGGAATGCGGTTGGAGGGCGCATCCTCCAGGGTGCCCACGGCCTGGAAATCCACCCGGCAATCGAGAATCTGGCCGCTTTTTTCCAGAAAGCGCAACAGCTCCAAGGGCGACTTGTTCCGCTTGTGCACATGATGAATGAGATCGTATTCCACCAGATACACGTAGTTGCCGCCCTTGCGGGCCTGGGCCAGCGCGTGCTCGGACATGGTGAAGCCCTCGCGCCCGTCCGGCAGCCGCAAGGTGCACATGGTGACCACGGCGGCGCGCTGTTCCGGCGGCAGGCTCCCCTGCACCAGCCGGGTGAGGGTCTCCAGGTGGGGCGCCACATCCACGTCGTCACAATGCTCCACATCCTCGAGCATGAGATTCAGGGCGTCGAAGGCGGCCAGCACGACATTGATGACCTGATGCGACGGCATCAGATCATGGCCGCGCACCTGATCCAGCACGTTTTCGATGCCGTGGGACAGATCGCGCATGGCCGACAGGCCCAGAAAGGCCGCACTGCCCTTGATGGAATGCGCCGTGCGGAAGACCTTGTTCACCAGCTCGGGATCAAACCCGGCGCCGGCCTCTTCGATATCCAGCAGATCCTGTTCAATGTCTGCAAGATGCTCCCGCGCGTCCTCCACGAACATGGCCAGAATGGAATCGTCCACGCTTCCCCTCCCTTCGCTTGTCCGCAACTCGCCTGGTGCTTATGTATAAAACAAGGCGTTATGCCAAGGAAAACGCTTCCCATTGAGCGATTCTTCCCCCTGCAGCGCCCTTGTTACATCATGTTGATACGTTCACTAGCCCCGTAGCAGTTCGAAATGCTTGTCCAGACGCATCGCCTTGAACAGGCTCGCGATATCATCGCCGACGCGAATCAGGGCCAGACCGCCGCCCCGGGCCTTGAGGGAATTGTGTGTGGCGATGAGCAGGCCAATGCCCACGGAATCCACCATGTCCACCCCGGCGCAATCCAGCACCAGATGGCGGGCGCCCTCGTCCACCAGCGTTTTCAGCTCCTGCCTGAGTTCCTGCACCACGGCGGCGACAATATCGCCCCGCGGCGTCAGTTGAACGGTTTCTCCCTGGCGGGTGATTTCGCTCATGGCCGCATTTCTCCTGAGACGTTTGGACAATCGGATGCGATTGCCCTTGGCGTTGAACGCAATATCGTCAAAACAGCTGTGGACGATGGGCAACCCCCGGCCGGAGACGGCCTCCGGGGCCGGCGGCTCCAGGGAGCGGGCCTGCCAGTCAAAGCCGGGGCCCTGATCCTCCACTTCAATACTCACCCGGTCCGACTCCACTTCCAGCATCAGGGAAACGACCTTGGCCGGATCGTTCCCGGACCCGTGCAGCATGGCGTTGAGCAAGGCTTCCCGGATGCCAAGGATAAGGGTGAAGCCCTCCTGGGCGGCATCGTGGCGGGCCAGATGCTCCCGGGCCAGGCGGCAGGCGTCCTCGATGCAGGCCACCGCCGCCGGCATGCGCAACTGCAGCCGCGCGCCTTCCACGCGGGCCGCCACATTGCATGATGGCTGCTGCCCCCCCATGCGGCCTACACCTCCACCAGCAGCAGCACGGTGTCGTCCTCGGCAGCATGCTGCGGTACGCCGAGGTCCCGGGCCACGGCCCAGGCGCATTCTTCCAGGGGAGCGGCCGCATGCCGGGCCAGACTCTCCAGCAGCGCCGCCTGCCCCGCAGCCAGGGTGCGCCGCGGCGGCCGGAATCGCTCCAGCAGGCCATCGGTGTACAGCAGAAAGCGATCCCCTGGCGCAACAGCACACTGCAGCGGCTCCAGAAACACCGAGGCGAACACGCCCAGGATGTCCCCCTGCGCCTCCAGCAAGACCGGCGCTCCGCCCCGCGGCAGATGCACCGGCGCAGGATGCCCGGCGTTCACCAGCACGGCCCGGTTGCGCAGGCGATCCACATGCAGGCTCTGGGCCGTGAGGAACCGGCCGCCGAACAGCACCGTGGCGAGCACGGAGTTCATGGTCTTGAGGGTCTCTTCCGGGCTGAACAACGGGCCTGAATTCTGGTGCAGCAAGGCCTTGAGGGAGGACGTGACAAAGGACGAGCCCAGATCGTGCCCGCAGATGTCGGCCACAAAATAACAGCACGTGCCTTCCTTGACGGGCAGCACGTCGTAAAAATCGCCGCCTGCCTCCAGCGCCGGGAGGTAGCAGACAGCAAAACGGGCCTGGGGCACGTCCTCAGGCCG
This sequence is a window from Megalodesulfovibrio gigas DSM 1382 = ATCC 19364. Protein-coding genes within it:
- a CDS encoding chemotaxis protein CheA, translated to MQHPPPDEAFREEMAEQLEVAESALLALEQCGLHAGPRCVEHVQGLFRAFHTIKGLAGMVGCTDVAALTHVLESILEPVRRDTARMLPDLLELVLAARDLLAAAVQAESCHVLADELQGMTRILEQRLLPVARSAAPAPAPPLPEAAESPRYRWHVRFAPNAPDLFGRVDVLELLQSLEEAGARGLTPQPRGMDCLELVEPATPLLAWECEFDGPLDENGVRDLFIFVEDAATVTVRPLAASAEPPASPVAPVLPVSPVSPPVATEKKENEEREATSSTHSLRRAAQTSAAEPRTANQTDTRVDARKLEHMVGLVGELVIAQSRLLAISTRLGDAPLQRVVEELEYLSASLRDQAMGMRMASLGTVFGRLRRTVRDLCHELGKDAAFIARGGETELDKTVLEQLATPLLHLLRNALEHGLETPAERRAAGKPPRGAITLDATQAAGTVIVTLADDGRGLDHDAIAARAQALGLVRDGQALSDDELFDLLCQPGFSPAPPHAEDADTSRGLELMRRTLAALRGQATLTSTPGSGVTVQIRLPLTMAIIEGLQVRVGQERFIIPLAMVEECVELHRQGRGRDRLLALREALVPCVFLRELFSVAGETPAIEHVVVTQAAGQRTGLVVDEVLGQQQAVVKPLGALFRHRAEFAGAAVQGDGDLALILDVPHVVQAGREQPTGR
- a CDS encoding PP2C family protein-serine/threonine phosphatase encodes the protein MHTMTSRPQADASPPDQTPRPPEGLSREPLVLVVDDEPLNVLVLQGLLKAEGFLVIAANNGETARELAVARQPDVILLDIMMPEESGFQTCGLLKLHPATLDIPIIFVSALTDVENKVKGLELGAVDYIGKPFEKAEVLARVRLHVKLARARKALVAEQAAKLQELADAQRAMLVRPEDVPQARFAVCYLPALEAGGDFYDVLPVKEGTCCYFVADICGHDLGSSFVTSSLKALLHQNSGPLFSPEETLKTMNSVLATVLFGGRFLTAQSLHVDRLRNRAVLVNAGHPAPVHLPRGGAPVLLEAQGDILGVFASVFLEPLQCAVAPGDRFLLYTDGLLERFRPPRRTLAAGQAALLESLARHAAAPLEECAWAVARDLGVPQHAAEDDTVLLLVEV
- a CDS encoding Hpt domain-containing protein; the encoded protein is MDDSILAMFVEDAREHLADIEQDLLDIEEAGAGFDPELVNKVFRTAHSIKGSAAFLGLSAMRDLSHGIENVLDQVRGHDLMPSHQVINVVLAAFDALNLMLEDVEHCDDVDVAPHLETLTRLVQGSLPPEQRAAVVTMCTLRLPDGREGFTMSEHALAQARKGGNYVYLVEYDLIHHVHKRNKSPLELLRFLEKSGQILDCRVDFQAVGTLEDAPSNRIPFYLLYASILEQDLVKVIFQLPQELIYLVDKDTNQPCSTAMPPAASAVRLAGPSPVVPEEVDAMTAAFDRAVQQQAAQQAGRESSQEIGQEIGQEIGQGIGQGIGQGIGRAVSPPPSTADMPDGVALDLAPAVCRLRIAGRATAERAADLKRALLAALEQRPALELDCAAVEEVDITFLQLLWATWLSAKARQVAVSCTAMSPVLSGALRMAGFHRVAFDSYGLRGFPGAM
- a CDS encoding ATP-binding protein, with protein sequence MAARVEGARLQLRMPAAVACIEDACRLAREHLARHDAAQEGFTLILGIREALLNAMLHGSGNDPAKVVSLMLEVESDRVSIEVEDQGPGFDWQARSLEPPAPEAVSGRGLPIVHSCFDDIAFNAKGNRIRLSKRLRRNAAMSEITRQGETVQLTPRGDIVAAVVQELRQELKTLVDEGARHLVLDCAGVDMVDSVGIGLLIATHNSLKARGGGLALIRVGDDIASLFKAMRLDKHFELLRG
- a CDS encoding PP2C family protein-serine/threonine phosphatase, which produces MDSSLAASLYFERMEALLKASQSLAAIESMDRLMPRLMELAEEVTVAQASSILLHDPATQELSFWYARTGEGSPATTEDILKSSIRLKPGEGIAGWVAQHRKALLIEDVREDPRFCNRADMATGFITRDVICAPIIYQDELLGVIQVLNALHKPHFDGEDAKVLECFACLAAVSIIRARLLEERLAQRVLETQLQTAAKLQSLFWPALPALSHGARLWAFSRPARFVGGDLYDCIELPDDSIILYVADVSGKGLPASLIMAAVWTQLRTQAYLTPHPGELLERVNEPLHTLLAREGYFVTCLVCRFWPATGQVQAAMAGHPAPLWRCGEAWKPFPRAADMPLGVSTGVRYPSVSMELAPGDGLLLYTDGLTEAFNEQGERFEETIMAAALAEAVNAESQDGQRPPVGDTLVARLDAWRGTASQSDDLTLLELWREATPAS